The stretch of DNA TCATATCCTCCTATAAACATCGGGGAAGATGAAAATAATGTTTATGTGCATGCAGAAATGCCCGGTCTGGCTATTGAAGACATGGACATTGCGATCACTGCAAAGGATCTTGTAATCAAAGGTGAGCGTAAGCTGCCGGAGGGACGGTATTTTCGTCAGGAAAGACCTTCAGGAGTCTTTCAGCGGATAGTTTCGATTAATACTTATGTTGATGTTGATAAGGTCTCTGCGTCGATTAAAGACGGTGTTCTTAAAATCGTAATGCCTAAGGCCGGTTCACCTGTCCCTAAAAAAGTCGCTGTCGAAGTTGAATAAAGGGGGGGCTCATGAGTAACGATAGAATTGTATCTGAAAACGAATTGGAAAAGTTCAACCCCGCAACGGATATCGTTGAAACTGAAAGCGGGTTCTACTTATATATGGATATTCCGGGAATCGGGAAACAAGATCTCGACATTGATATTGAAGAAAATGTGATGATAGTAAAAGGGAAAACTGCCCAGATAGCCGTTGAAGGGGAGAAATACCTCAGT from Desulfovibrio gilichinskyi encodes:
- a CDS encoding Hsp20/alpha crystallin family protein → MVIDLGSVYNFPYEFDKVFNEVFNPQQYKRRKSSYPPINIGEDENNVYVHAEMPGLAIEDMDIAITAKDLVIKGERKLPEGRYFRQERPSGVFQRIVSINTYVDVDKVSASIKDGVLKIVMPKAGSPVPKKVAVEVE
- a CDS encoding Hsp20/alpha crystallin family protein — its product is MSNDRIVSENELEKFNPATDIVETESGFYLYMDIPGIGKQDLDIDIEENVMIVKGKTAQIAVEGEKYLSQEFGEGEYLRRFTIADIVDRSNIKANLKNGVLELFLPKIAEAKPRKIEVSYS